A single window of Metallosphaera hakonensis JCM 8857 = DSM 7519 DNA harbors:
- a CDS encoding exosome complex RNA-binding protein Csl4, translated as MGKQGDLTLPGDVLGVIEEFTPGEGCYELKGEIRAAIIGKVFYDMINRKSNIIPEKKGLAYKLKKAKYVYGLVSSIKEDYAVVEVSGIEERFVSPSVTGYLHVSQISHKHVKSLRDAVRPSDVIKARLVSTTYPLQLSLRGKDLGVIVASCSICGTVMLKVDDEHLKCPNCGNVETRRVGPYTVKPNGNRS; from the coding sequence ATGGGAAAACAGGGAGATCTAACGCTTCCGGGGGACGTCCTGGGAGTGATCGAGGAGTTCACGCCCGGTGAGGGATGTTACGAGCTTAAGGGAGAAATTAGAGCAGCGATAATTGGAAAAGTCTTTTACGATATGATAAACAGGAAGAGCAACATCATACCGGAGAAGAAGGGCCTGGCCTATAAGCTGAAGAAAGCTAAGTACGTTTACGGTCTAGTCTCCAGCATCAAGGAGGACTACGCCGTGGTAGAGGTGAGCGGGATCGAGGAGAGGTTCGTGAGTCCCTCAGTCACCGGCTACCTTCACGTGTCCCAGATATCCCACAAACACGTTAAGTCCCTCAGGGACGCAGTGAGACCTTCTGACGTTATTAAGGCTAGGCTAGTCTCCACCACTTACCCCCTCCAACTCAGTCTAAGGGGTAAGGACCTGGGAGTGATCGTGGCGTCCTGTTCAATCTGCGGTACAGTGATGCTGAAGGTAGACGATGAACATTTAAAGTGTCCCAACTGTGGTAATGTGGAGACCAGGAGAGTTGGACCCTACACGGTGAAGCCCAATGGAAATCGCAGTTGA
- a CDS encoding DNA-directed RNA polymerase subunit L codes for MEIAVEKSDENYLELRILGEDHTLGNLIAGRLRSVQGVTLATYYLPHPLKDEIILKIRTDGTISPRDALVRAIDEVKSLGESFLQDLEHVQEGS; via the coding sequence ATGGAAATCGCAGTTGAGAAGAGCGACGAAAACTACCTCGAGTTGAGGATCTTAGGGGAAGATCACACCCTGGGGAACCTGATCGCGGGGAGATTGAGGTCGGTGCAGGGAGTGACCCTGGCAACCTACTACTTACCCCATCCCCTCAAGGACGAGATAATCCTAAAGATCAGGACAGACGGCACAATCTCCCCCAGGGATGCCCTCGTCAGGGCAATAGATGAAGTGAAGAGCTTGGGAGAGAGCTTCCTTCAGGACCTGGAACATGTCCAAGAGGGGAGTTAG
- a CDS encoding type II toxin-antitoxin system VapC family toxin: MRVIDSSSLVKFFSKEKGWERVAEVITEGVLTLDLSIKEIANAFWKKVNKGEMKEDLAIKILSDLIKGEAISMANQDDYLVEAFRVANRNKITIYDALFIALAKSSKLELITSDKGQYEVALKEGVKAYLV, translated from the coding sequence GTGAGAGTCATTGATTCTTCCTCTCTGGTCAAGTTTTTCTCTAAAGAGAAAGGATGGGAAAGAGTAGCAGAAGTTATAACAGAAGGAGTGTTAACTCTGGACTTATCGATCAAGGAAATAGCTAACGCCTTTTGGAAGAAAGTTAACAAAGGCGAGATGAAGGAGGACCTAGCGATTAAAATTCTTTCAGATTTGATCAAGGGTGAGGCCATTTCAATGGCGAACCAGGACGATTACCTCGTAGAGGCTTTTAGGGTGGCGAATAGGAATAAGATAACGATTTACGATGCGTTGTTTATAGCCTTGGCGAAGTCCAGTAAACTGGAGTTAATAACGTCGGATAAAGGGCAGTACGAGGTCGCGTTAAAGGAAGGGGTTAAGGCGTATTTAGTATAA
- a CDS encoding IS607 family transposase: protein MLRPKEVCQRLGISYATLREYVKKGYVKPVILETGKWRFREEDVEKLMGIVRRRKVILYARVSSNTQRDDLVNQVKYLQEQVKDYDQVITDVGSGLNMRRRGFLKLLRMILNNEVSKVVIAYSDRLVRFGFEIIEEVCKAHNCEIVVLNKEDETPEQELIEDLISILVSFRGKHGMRSHKYEKVKKCVEELKA from the coding sequence ATGCTTAGGCCTAAGGAAGTCTGCCAACGCCTAGGAATATCCTATGCAACACTTAGAGAATACGTTAAGAAAGGATATGTCAAGCCAGTAATACTAGAGACTGGAAAGTGGAGGTTCAGAGAGGAGGACGTGGAGAAACTGATGGGTATTGTTAGAAGGAGGAAAGTGATCCTTTATGCTAGGGTATCATCGAACACACAAAGAGACGACTTGGTAAACCAAGTAAAATATTTACAAGAGCAAGTAAAGGACTACGACCAGGTAATAACGGATGTAGGTTCCGGGTTAAACATGAGGAGGAGGGGATTCCTCAAGTTGTTGAGGATGATACTGAACAACGAGGTGTCGAAAGTAGTTATTGCATACTCAGACAGACTAGTTAGATTCGGTTTCGAGATAATAGAGGAGGTCTGCAAAGCACACAACTGTGAGATAGTCGTGTTGAACAAGGAGGACGAAACACCAGAACAGGAGTTAATCGAGGACTTAATTTCCATACTGGTATCATTCAGAGGGAAGCACGGTATGAGGAGTCATAAGTACGAGAAGGTGAAGAAGTGTGTCGAAGAGCTTAAGGCTTGA
- a CDS encoding PaREP1 family protein has product MESKIPTIEKNKDGYIRVRLLECLQELELSLLMLKEGFSRNSAGKAFMAWKAFISALVVLNLDKMYRDEKEREWYYKTGFLAPTTGLKGISQRLEELGYEVIDTTSTALMLHRYACNGLHKGASDYADRSEAVKDILHLINKIITLLREYFKGRWNEEIETLYKKVEEELKDFSGNRSISF; this is encoded by the coding sequence ATGGAATCGAAAATTCCGACGATTGAAAAGAACAAGGACGGGTACATAAGGGTTAGATTACTGGAGTGCTTGCAAGAGCTCGAGTTATCATTGCTGATGCTTAAAGAGGGATTCAGCAGGAATTCTGCAGGAAAAGCGTTCATGGCGTGGAAGGCGTTTATCAGTGCTCTGGTAGTGTTAAACCTTGATAAAATGTATAGGGATGAGAAGGAGAGGGAATGGTATTACAAGACAGGCTTTCTGGCTCCAACCACAGGGTTAAAGGGTATTTCACAAAGACTTGAGGAATTGGGTTATGAGGTTATTGACACAACTTCAACTGCTCTTATGTTACACCGTTATGCTTGCAATGGACTACATAAAGGTGCAAGCGACTATGCTGATAGGAGTGAGGCTGTAAAAGATATTTTACATTTGATAAACAAGATAATTACGTTATTGAGAGAATATTTCAAGGGTAGATGGAACGAGGAGATTGAAACGCTTTACAAAAAGGTGGAGGAAGAGTTGAAAGATTTTTCAGGTAATAGATCTATCAGTTTCTGA
- a CDS encoding ATP-binding protein, with protein MSCNFPPDTVSTWGSKNEILGTKYKRYYNEIKERLLSARKVFIFGDPGMGKTTILLNISRELREISERYLPIYMDLSSDKSFTEEFWFYVRNSTIVPMISGMISSRRREIGYTKWEQLKKDFETWMKSRCRNSQDPLIRLYSLNFQDCKVYDGLDGIVTFLSDLSSLNLSPVLLMDEARGEHFFPFIHKLVNSGQVYLAVASPTGVLATVKDEAVLRRIRENFVQLDPLKLEDAVEILLGMCKEIGKDLAETVYDHGMTIAQLITEAKSTYRDLLYECKQDLSCVEENVKKHGQITEIQKVSKEMESIVRECLVELKDELGIERVFETGKKVTGNRSSRNIDIVFVSHGYLFLGDVKLTNGEVVKGNSMENVMDVIGIGTQEIEREKYTVGGVIVFTNGKVFDFPGFTVNLSNKAIWKALREGRCVEELKDNLKRQLESILRGVALR; from the coding sequence ATGTCCTGCAACTTCCCTCCCGACACGGTTTCGACTTGGGGCAGTAAAAACGAGATCTTGGGCACCAAGTACAAGAGATATTACAATGAAATCAAAGAGAGACTGCTGAGCGCTCGTAAGGTTTTCATTTTCGGCGATCCCGGGATGGGGAAGACCACGATTCTCCTGAACATTTCTAGGGAACTTAGGGAGATCTCAGAGAGATACCTCCCCATCTACATGGACCTCTCCTCAGATAAGTCGTTCACGGAGGAGTTCTGGTTCTACGTGAGGAACTCGACGATAGTTCCCATGATATCTGGGATGATCTCAAGTAGAAGGAGGGAAATAGGTTACACCAAATGGGAGCAACTTAAAAAGGACTTTGAAACCTGGATGAAATCCAGGTGTAGGAACTCGCAGGATCCGTTGATTAGGCTATATTCCCTGAACTTTCAGGACTGCAAGGTTTACGATGGCCTGGACGGGATCGTGACTTTCCTATCGGACCTGAGTTCGCTTAACCTATCTCCCGTTCTCTTGATGGACGAGGCAAGAGGTGAGCACTTTTTCCCGTTCATTCACAAGCTCGTGAACTCGGGTCAGGTTTACCTGGCTGTGGCGTCACCCACGGGAGTGCTGGCCACGGTAAAGGACGAGGCGGTGCTCAGGAGAATCAGGGAGAACTTCGTTCAATTGGACCCCCTGAAACTGGAGGACGCTGTGGAAATCCTCTTGGGGATGTGTAAGGAAATAGGGAAGGACTTAGCGGAGACAGTTTACGATCATGGGATGACCATTGCCCAGCTCATCACAGAGGCGAAATCGACGTACAGAGACCTGCTCTACGAGTGCAAGCAGGACTTATCCTGCGTTGAGGAGAACGTGAAGAAGCACGGTCAAATAACTGAAATTCAGAAGGTCTCCAAGGAAATGGAGTCCATAGTTAGGGAATGCCTCGTTGAGTTGAAGGATGAACTTGGGATAGAGAGGGTGTTCGAGACCGGGAAGAAGGTGACCGGAAATAGGTCGTCAAGGAACATCGACATTGTGTTCGTCTCTCACGGCTACCTTTTCCTGGGAGACGTTAAGCTCACTAACGGTGAAGTTGTTAAGGGTAACTCCATGGAGAACGTAATGGACGTGATTGGAATTGGCACGCAGGAGATAGAGAGGGAGAAGTACACTGTGGGAGGGGTTATTGTTTTCACGAACGGGAAAGTGTTCGATTTTCCAGGATTTACTGTGAACCTGTCCAATAAGGCCATATGGAAGGCCTTGAGAGAGGGCAGGTGCGTAGAGGAGCTTAAGGATAATTTGAAGAGGCAACTGGAATCGATTTTGAGAGGAGTTGCATTGAGGTGA
- the dph2 gene encoding diphthamide biosynthesis enzyme Dph2, whose translation MSYVFDEELLKSEIRKRGAKRVLLQFPEGLRYFSTELVDRLSSSLPDVEFVISGEPSWGACDVSEDEANLLKADLLIHFGHSPYTWYYPKFPTLFVKAESTIDLGEETLLKLKEALRERGAKSVALTSTVQHGRLLSKVREYLSPHFKVEVGRPSSPFMGEGQVLGCDYKSAQVDADVHVNVSGGVFHALGLGLATGKPVLKVDPYTREVEDITPQVYKVLKIRYSKIVQAMDSNTWVIVQGLKVGQNRPLMVKSLESRLRSLGKKTFVVTSKVLNQDSLRNLDRSYIDVFVVTSCPRLPTDDLFLYEKPVLTPGEAKMIITNKLEPYIFPW comes from the coding sequence GTGAGTTACGTTTTTGATGAGGAACTCCTCAAGTCAGAGATAAGGAAGAGGGGGGCCAAGAGGGTCCTCCTTCAGTTTCCTGAAGGTTTACGTTACTTCTCAACTGAGCTGGTGGACAGGTTGTCCTCCTCTCTACCCGACGTGGAGTTCGTGATCTCCGGGGAGCCCAGTTGGGGAGCATGCGACGTCTCCGAGGACGAGGCCAACCTTCTGAAGGCGGACCTCCTGATCCACTTCGGCCATTCCCCCTACACTTGGTATTACCCCAAGTTCCCGACCCTTTTCGTTAAGGCCGAGAGCACAATTGACCTTGGAGAGGAGACCCTCCTAAAGCTCAAGGAGGCCCTTCGAGAGAGAGGGGCAAAGTCTGTTGCCCTGACGTCAACAGTACAACACGGGAGGCTCTTGAGCAAGGTCAGGGAATATCTCTCCCCCCACTTCAAGGTAGAGGTGGGTAGGCCTTCCTCCCCGTTCATGGGAGAGGGCCAGGTTCTGGGGTGCGACTACAAATCGGCGCAGGTTGATGCTGACGTCCACGTAAACGTCTCAGGAGGAGTATTTCATGCCCTGGGGTTGGGTCTGGCGACCGGTAAACCAGTCCTCAAGGTCGATCCCTACACCAGGGAAGTGGAGGACATAACACCCCAGGTGTACAAAGTTCTGAAGATTAGGTATTCCAAGATAGTACAGGCCATGGACTCGAACACATGGGTAATAGTCCAAGGACTCAAGGTGGGACAGAACAGGCCCCTTATGGTCAAGTCCCTCGAGTCCAGGTTGAGATCCTTGGGTAAGAAGACGTTCGTGGTCACAAGTAAGGTACTCAATCAGGACTCCCTCAGGAACTTGGACAGGAGTTACATAGACGTCTTCGTGGTCACCTCCTGCCCAAGATTACCCACGGACGACCTCTTCCTCTATGAGAAGCCCGTCTTAACGCCTGGGGAGGCGAAAATGATTATAACCAATAAGTTAGAACCATACATATTTCCGTGGTAA
- a CDS encoding AAA family ATPase, with translation MIFDVKPKESQKELLFRDEEVRKLTGLMEAGIWTVVMGPRMVGKTSLIKVASKGIRSVYVNLWGARGLNDLLERMLRGLSRDSVWRRVLSSVDSLSLGPLPSITLRNRSKVIGDILGELGSQGKVVVILDEVQELRSVTKPLWDLLSYTFYTYPNVSFVFTGSVSGLIRVILSPPPGSPLVGRKPVKLELAPFTENQSREFLRLGFKEAGLPVGGEIEEATSELDGIPGWLTLYGYLRLHQGLSHLDAIEQTRVEACKVLKEAFSHFLEDKRNKDLYLELIRRLPSRWSEIKRSLNVSDEVLSESLKSLQDWFFIKKINETYDVQDRMMRYCALSGLL, from the coding sequence TTGATCTTCGATGTCAAACCCAAGGAGAGCCAAAAGGAACTACTCTTCCGTGATGAGGAGGTGAGAAAGTTGACCGGCCTCATGGAGGCAGGAATATGGACTGTGGTGATGGGGCCCAGGATGGTGGGGAAGACCAGCCTGATAAAGGTGGCCTCTAAGGGCATCAGATCCGTATACGTGAACCTGTGGGGGGCCAGGGGGCTTAACGACCTGCTAGAACGTATGTTAAGGGGGCTCTCACGCGACTCAGTGTGGAGGAGGGTCCTGTCCAGTGTGGATTCACTCAGTCTAGGTCCCCTCCCCTCAATCACCCTCAGGAACAGGAGTAAGGTGATAGGGGACATCCTGGGGGAGTTGGGGAGCCAAGGGAAGGTTGTGGTAATACTGGACGAAGTCCAGGAACTCAGGTCCGTCACGAAGCCCCTCTGGGATCTCCTGTCCTACACGTTCTACACCTACCCCAACGTATCCTTCGTGTTTACAGGGTCAGTGAGCGGTCTCATTCGGGTTATCCTTTCCCCTCCACCTGGGTCACCACTCGTGGGGAGGAAGCCGGTGAAACTGGAGCTCGCCCCGTTCACAGAGAACCAGTCCAGGGAGTTCTTAAGGCTGGGGTTCAAGGAGGCAGGGTTGCCGGTCGGAGGTGAGATAGAGGAGGCCACCTCTGAACTCGACGGGATTCCCGGTTGGTTGACCCTTTACGGTTACCTGAGGTTGCATCAAGGGTTATCCCACCTGGACGCGATCGAGCAGACGAGGGTGGAGGCGTGCAAGGTGTTGAAGGAGGCATTCTCCCACTTCCTTGAAGATAAGAGAAACAAGGACCTCTACCTTGAGTTGATCAGGAGGTTGCCCAGTAGATGGAGTGAGATCAAGAGGAGTCTCAACGTGAGCGACGAGGTATTGAGCGAGTCCCTAAAGTCCCTTCAAGATTGGTTCTTTATAAAGAAGATAAATGAGACCTACGACGTACAGGACAGGATGATGAGGTACTGTGCGCTGAGCGGCCTCCTCTAG
- a CDS encoding AAA family ATPase, giving the protein MLVIFFDGRPKETREDLYDREEELNSLRSAVSEPIVLLTGIRRIGKTSILKVFLNSVGLPHALVDSRFPLSSYRALYTTFSDVLSQLNRKESVRSILQHFRGISIFGVNVSLSWDPKERASITQILDKINEEGKVIIAFDEAQNLRGKLGHEMLSILAHCYDYCKNITFILTGSEIGLLYDFLKVEDPSSPLYGRHLEEVRVNKFDSVKSLDFLRKGFQQAGMNPPDEILEYAVEKLDGIVGWLTEFGHRCLKAREVRESFVDDILELAIRTTVEELAHFSKEYIIVLEAIAKGYRRWGEIKRYLEGKKKRTIYDAELMRYLRSLEGRGYVMKTGRGNYELTDPVIERAFNYFRK; this is encoded by the coding sequence GTGTTAGTAATTTTCTTCGACGGGAGGCCCAAGGAAACCAGGGAGGACCTTTACGACAGGGAGGAGGAGCTGAACTCGTTGAGATCAGCGGTGTCCGAGCCGATAGTTCTCCTGACCGGTATCAGAAGGATAGGTAAGACCTCCATCCTAAAGGTCTTCCTAAATAGCGTTGGACTGCCTCACGCTTTAGTAGACTCTAGGTTCCCACTCTCCTCCTATAGGGCGCTTTACACAACGTTTTCAGACGTGCTTTCACAGCTAAATAGGAAGGAATCAGTAAGATCCATCTTACAGCACTTTAGGGGGATCTCGATCTTCGGCGTTAACGTATCCTTGTCCTGGGACCCCAAGGAGAGGGCCTCAATAACTCAGATATTGGACAAAATAAACGAGGAGGGGAAGGTAATTATAGCGTTCGACGAGGCCCAAAACCTGAGGGGCAAGTTGGGTCACGAGATGCTCTCCATCCTGGCCCACTGTTATGACTACTGTAAGAACATAACTTTCATTCTAACGGGTTCAGAAATAGGATTACTGTATGATTTTCTAAAGGTCGAGGATCCATCCTCTCCCCTCTACGGTAGGCACCTTGAGGAGGTGAGGGTGAATAAATTTGATTCAGTGAAGTCCCTAGATTTCCTAAGGAAGGGTTTCCAACAAGCTGGGATGAACCCTCCAGACGAGATCCTAGAATACGCGGTGGAGAAGCTTGACGGGATAGTCGGATGGTTGACCGAGTTCGGGCACAGATGTTTGAAGGCTAGGGAGGTCAGGGAATCATTCGTGGATGATATTTTAGAGCTCGCCATAAGGACCACCGTTGAGGAGTTGGCCCACTTCTCCAAGGAGTACATTATAGTACTAGAGGCGATAGCGAAGGGGTACAGGAGGTGGGGTGAAATAAAGAGGTACCTGGAAGGGAAGAAGAAGAGGACGATATATGATGCAGAACTCATGAGATACTTGAGATCACTGGAGGGTAGGGGATACGTCATGAAGACCGGTAGAGGAAACTACGAGTTGACGGACCCTGTGATCGAGAGGGCCTTTAATTACTTTAGGAAATGA
- a CDS encoding ABC transporter substrate-binding protein has translation MIKHKIRKGIGRTAIAAIVIVIIVVAVVAAIALTMNHGKSPTPSTTNSTVTTPSNTTVIPSTSNATLTTGFFEDVTSLSPVNWFTISDLDVLQLIFNTLVEVNASGLPAPGIAQSWTITNGGQTYTFYLYHNVTWQDGTPLTAQDVAFTFNYWKKYHFPYYATLAALIENVTVINNYTVQVTLVHPDAGFLLDLADLGMIIPQHIWQNITNPFNQTSLVGDGPFIFVSRTPGVDIILKANPHYFMGEPHFKYLVIKIFSSVDSALAALEAGSVNMLELPEGTSLSAFSSYPSIHIVTTPSTMIYYITMNTQKFPFNNTLVRQAMAYAVNKTAILDLAFLGQGSVANSVISPSLSYWYYPGVPNYTYSPAKAVQLLEEAGFSNSSGKWVNSQGQVLTFNLLIPNQAPWIEMATIIQQELGQIGITVNVQSVDPTTWENIVIGTHDYQMSLGSWRLYFDPMLFLEPSFDSNESGPNGLNFAVFHNSTVDSMILDVIYSPSLSTERTYVNTIQYDVVQQAPWIMLVYGQDIWAVQGYTHWQGVPRYGLWYYTNFLSITPSS, from the coding sequence ATGATAAAACATAAGATTAGGAAAGGAATAGGAAGGACGGCAATAGCAGCCATCGTGATAGTAATCATAGTCGTGGCTGTCGTGGCCGCCATAGCTTTGACCATGAACCACGGCAAGAGCCCTACTCCCTCCACTACCAATTCCACCGTCACCACTCCATCAAACACGACCGTTATCCCCTCCACCTCCAACGCAACCTTGACCACAGGGTTCTTCGAGGACGTGACTTCCCTGAGCCCGGTGAACTGGTTCACCATATCGGACTTGGACGTCCTACAGCTAATATTCAACACATTGGTTGAGGTGAACGCGTCCGGTCTCCCGGCACCGGGCATAGCCCAAAGTTGGACAATCACCAACGGAGGTCAGACCTACACCTTCTATCTCTATCATAACGTTACGTGGCAGGACGGGACTCCGCTCACGGCCCAGGACGTGGCGTTCACCTTCAACTACTGGAAGAAATACCACTTCCCCTACTATGCCACGCTGGCCGCGCTCATAGAGAACGTGACCGTGATCAATAACTACACGGTCCAAGTTACCTTAGTCCACCCGGACGCGGGATTTCTCCTGGACTTGGCAGATCTGGGTATGATAATACCCCAGCATATATGGCAGAACATAACCAACCCGTTTAATCAAACCAGCCTGGTGGGAGACGGGCCGTTCATATTCGTCTCGAGGACCCCAGGCGTTGACATAATCCTGAAGGCTAACCCCCACTACTTCATGGGAGAGCCCCACTTCAAGTACCTCGTTATAAAGATATTCAGCTCCGTGGACTCGGCACTCGCAGCCTTGGAGGCGGGGAGCGTTAATATGTTGGAGCTACCCGAGGGGACGAGCCTCTCTGCCTTCTCCTCTTATCCTTCCATACACATAGTCACGACCCCTAGCACCATGATATATTACATTACCATGAACACCCAGAAGTTCCCGTTCAACAACACCTTGGTTAGGCAAGCCATGGCGTACGCGGTGAACAAGACCGCCATCCTAGACCTAGCCTTCCTAGGGCAGGGGTCCGTGGCCAACTCTGTGATCTCCCCATCCCTATCCTACTGGTACTATCCCGGAGTGCCCAACTACACGTACAGTCCCGCGAAGGCGGTGCAACTCCTCGAGGAGGCCGGGTTCTCCAACTCTTCTGGGAAATGGGTCAACTCCCAGGGACAAGTACTTACCTTCAATCTCCTCATACCCAATCAAGCCCCGTGGATAGAGATGGCAACAATCATCCAACAGGAGCTTGGACAGATCGGCATCACGGTAAACGTCCAGTCAGTGGACCCCACCACTTGGGAGAACATAGTGATAGGCACTCACGACTACCAGATGTCCCTTGGGTCCTGGAGGCTGTACTTCGACCCCATGTTGTTCTTGGAACCTTCCTTCGATTCCAATGAGAGCGGGCCCAACGGACTAAACTTCGCCGTGTTTCATAACTCCACTGTGGACAGCATGATACTGGACGTCATATACTCCCCGTCTCTCTCCACGGAGAGGACGTACGTGAACACCATACAGTACGATGTAGTTCAGCAGGCTCCCTGGATTATGCTGGTCTACGGACAGGACATATGGGCCGTTCAAGGCTACACCCATTGGCAGGGAGTCCCCAGGTACGGTCTGTGGTACTACACCAACTTCCTTAGCATAACGCCCTCCAGTTGA
- a CDS encoding RNA-guided endonuclease InsQ/TnpB family protein, protein MPDVGFRFRAYTNSQTLRALKAQLRMACELYNTLRWADSYFYARDGKGLNQTQLRQLALDLRKQDGEYKQMHSQVAQNVADRFYEARERFFKGLSRFPKERKPHRWYSLVYPQSGWKVLSAKIIRKNSREAREGHPKKLIKLSLSHLGVFKVLVHRDFPLDKVKRVIVKLMPSGRIYISFVVDYEFPKLPQVNKVTALDVGVKTLIMTSHGEYFPNLKPYEKALWKVKHLHRILSRKKFLSKNWFKAKVKLAKAYEHLKNLRKDLYMRLGKHFARNYDVLVMEDIQVKKLVGNSLRRMRMRLHDVAFHELKMILKYQMEKHGKSIALVDPAYTSKTCAKCGYVKEDLTLLDRVFSCPRCGWITDRDYNASLNILRRSGSVRPLGPVEFRPLPVLRYWQGGARKQEVQSVRAG, encoded by the coding sequence ATGCCTGACGTAGGATTCAGGTTTCGAGCCTACACAAATTCGCAAACGTTGAGGGCGTTAAAGGCCCAGTTAAGGATGGCGTGTGAGCTGTACAACACCCTGCGTTGGGCAGACTCCTATTTCTATGCAAGAGATGGAAAAGGTCTGAACCAAACCCAGTTGAGGCAACTAGCCCTAGACCTGAGGAAGCAGGACGGGGAGTATAAACAAATGCACTCTCAGGTGGCGCAGAACGTTGCAGATCGTTTCTACGAGGCTAGGGAGAGGTTCTTCAAGGGACTATCCAGGTTCCCCAAGGAGAGGAAGCCCCACAGATGGTACTCGCTTGTGTACCCGCAGAGCGGGTGGAAAGTGCTGAGCGCGAAGATAATCAGGAAGAATAGCAGGGAGGCGAGGGAGGGCCACCCCAAGAAGTTGATTAAGCTGAGCCTCTCCCACCTTGGGGTGTTCAAGGTTCTGGTGCATAGGGACTTTCCCCTGGATAAGGTAAAGAGAGTGATCGTGAAGTTGATGCCTTCGGGGAGGATCTACATCTCCTTCGTGGTCGATTACGAGTTCCCCAAGCTACCTCAGGTCAACAAGGTAACTGCACTTGATGTTGGTGTCAAGACCCTCATCATGACGTCCCATGGGGAGTACTTCCCCAACCTGAAGCCTTACGAGAAGGCCTTGTGGAAGGTGAAGCACCTACACCGAATCCTGTCCAGGAAGAAGTTCCTCTCCAAGAACTGGTTCAAGGCGAAGGTCAAGTTAGCCAAGGCCTACGAGCACCTCAAGAACCTGAGGAAAGACCTCTACATGAGGTTAGGTAAACACTTTGCAAGGAACTACGACGTCCTCGTTATGGAGGACATACAAGTCAAGAAGCTCGTGGGCAACTCCCTCCGAAGGATGAGGATGAGACTCCATGACGTCGCCTTCCACGAGCTCAAGATGATCTTGAAGTATCAGATGGAGAAGCACGGTAAATCCATTGCCCTTGTGGATCCGGCGTACACGTCTAAAACCTGCGCCAAATGCGGTTACGTGAAGGAAGACCTAACCCTCCTTGACCGAGTGTTCTCCTGTCCACGATGCGGATGGATCACAGACCGTGATTACAACGCCTCCCTGAACATCTTACGTAGATCGGGGTCGGTGCGACCCTTAGGGCCTGTGGAGTTCCGCCCTCTACCGGTACTTCGGTACTGGCAAGGTGGAGCTAGGAAGCAGGAAGTCCAGTCCGTAAGGGCGGGGTGA
- a CDS encoding 50S ribosomal protein L16 — protein sequence MPLRPGRCYRHFSGPAYTRKEYIPGVPQPKITKFTMGDHKKDYDYEVRILTKEIGQIRHNALEAARVIALKQMTSMVGNETDFYLYVTKYPHHVIRENKMMAFAGADRLQDGMRLSFGKPIGTAARITRLGDLIMAIKVKKEHVEFAKKAFKVATSKLPLDTEIVVVPLKEEKTQ from the coding sequence ATGCCACTAAGACCAGGAAGATGTTACAGACATTTCTCGGGACCGGCTTACACTAGGAAAGAGTACATCCCGGGAGTTCCACAACCTAAGATAACCAAGTTCACAATGGGAGATCATAAGAAGGACTACGATTATGAGGTCAGGATCCTAACAAAGGAGATAGGCCAGATTCGGCACAACGCCCTGGAAGCGGCCAGGGTTATCGCCCTAAAGCAGATGACCTCAATGGTTGGTAACGAGACGGACTTTTACCTATATGTGACCAAGTACCCCCATCACGTGATAAGAGAGAACAAGATGATGGCCTTCGCTGGTGCGGACAGGCTTCAAGACGGAATGAGGCTGTCCTTCGGTAAGCCCATTGGGACTGCGGCCAGGATAACGAGATTGGGAGACTTAATCATGGCCATAAAGGTAAAGAAGGAACACGTGGAGTTCGCCAAAAAGGCGTTCAAGGTGGCCACAAGTAAGCTCCCCTTGGATACCGAGATAGTTGTGGTTCCTCTAAAGGAGGAAAAAACTCAGTGA
- a CDS encoding transcription factor S gives MKFCPKCRSMMTPRKVNGATIYKCVKCGYEEEGPKSHIISSKVKHSETERTIVLEDEEIPAGTQKMKGVMCPSCRNDEVYFWMLQTRAADEPPTRFYKCTKCGKVWREYE, from the coding sequence TTGAAATTTTGTCCAAAATGCAGATCCATGATGACCCCTAGGAAAGTGAACGGGGCTACAATATATAAATGCGTCAAGTGCGGTTACGAGGAGGAGGGACCCAAGTCCCACATCATTAGTTCGAAAGTGAAGCACAGCGAGACCGAGAGAACCATAGTCCTGGAGGACGAGGAGATACCCGCTGGGACTCAGAAAATGAAGGGAGTGATGTGTCCCAGTTGCAGGAACGACGAGGTTTACTTCTGGATGCTTCAGACCAGGGCCGCGGACGAACCCCCAACTAGGTTCTACAAGTGCACCAAGTGCGGTAAGGTTTGGAGAGAGTACGAATAA